In one Nicotiana tomentosiformis chromosome 6, ASM39032v3, whole genome shotgun sequence genomic region, the following are encoded:
- the LOC104096111 gene encoding tetraspanin-15-like, which produces MAENPNLAEAVVVAVPEVKNEVKLEFDEPKMKEAKSKLQMDHIVLPLVIFSFFLSLPILFGIIWLFYVRQYDCEELMNLPKLQIGIAIGLIIVFFISNVVVYFRSRFPVLGLLLAMVPLIIMLIVGLGLVGSYKMEARGVPGSPAWLKMTVHDDEIWSNIKTCIYSTKTCNDLISRTYMLKSYDFTTIKLSSIESGCCSPPSLCEMEFINATFWRKVNSPIDDSATFDKNCDLWQNEETVLCYNCHACKEGYLRTIEGKWSRLGTFLVTMSLLLIISHLFLFMATMWEKYVG; this is translated from the exons ATGGCTGAAAATCCTAATTTGGCAGAAGCAGTAGTAGTGGCTGTTCCTGAAGTTAAAAATGAAGTGAAATTAGAATTTGATGAACCTAAAATGAAAGAAGCTAAGAGTAAACTACAAATGGATCATATTGTGCTTCCATTGGTTATATTCTCTTTCTTTTTATCTCTTCCAATTCTTTTTGGTATAATATGGCTATTTTACGTACGACAATATGATTGTGAAGAGTTAATGAACTTGCCAAAGTTACAAATAGGTATTGCCATTGGCTTGATCATTGTCTTCTTCATCAGCAACGTCGTAGTTTATTTTAGGTCTCGTTTTCCAGTTCTTGGACTTCTTTTAGCTATGGTGCCACTGATCATTATGTTAATCGTTGGTCTTGGCCTCGTTGGATCGTATAAAATGGAGGCTCGAGGTGTTCCTGGTTCTCCAGCATGGCTAAAGATGACAGTGCATGACGACGAGATATGGAGCAATATCAAAACTTGCATATACTCCACAAAAACTTGCAATGATTTAATCTCCAGGACATATATGCTGAAATCTTATGATTTCACAACTATTAAGTTGTCTTCAATTGAG TCTGGATGTTGCAGTCCACCATCACTTTGCGAGATGGAATTCATAAACGCAACATTTTGGAGGAAAGTAAATTCACCAATTGATGATTCTGCGACGTTCGACAAAAACTGCGATTTGTGGCAAAATGAAGAAACAGTGTTATGCTACAATTGTCATGCTTGTAAGGAAGGATACTTACGAACAATAGAGGGGAAATGGTCAAGACTTGGAACATTCCTTGTTACCATGTCTTTGTTACTTATCATCTCACATTTGTTTCTCTTTATGGCCACCATGTGGGAAAAATATGTAGGGTAA
- the LOC104096108 gene encoding GDSL esterase/lipase At2g24560-like, whose amino-acid sequence MALIKAFFFFFFFTLFFSNIITSQSIPKFTSILVFGDSTVDTGNNNHILTIFKGNHPPYGKDYPNHSPTGRFSNGKLVPDILALFLKLKKNGVPPYMQPDLPANELLTGICFASAGSGYDELTTTISGAIPMRKQLDYFKEYLKKIKEVVGEREAERIVSGALVIVSAGTNDFIFNFYDIPKRRLQFSLSKYQDFLLDKLQNFVKELYDLGCRSIIVNGLPPIGCLPIQMTAKSPLIRTCIKRENFDAQLYNQKLEHLLLQLQAHLPGSKILYVDSYARVSDLINNPQEYGFEETKRGCCGSGLLEAGPLCTRLSPLCSDPSQYIFFDSIHPTESTYYKITDYLVKDLLLKFSRIGSP is encoded by the exons ATGGCACTAATAAaagctttcttcttcttttttttctttacacTTTTCTTCTCAAATATCATAACTAGCCAATCAATACCAAAATTCACATCCATTCTAGTATTTGGAGATTCAACAGTGGATACTGGAAATAACAACCACATACTTACTATATTCAAAGGCAACCATCCACCCTATGGCAAAGATTATCCAAACCATTCTCCCACTGGCAGATTTTCTAATGGAAAATTAGTGCCAGACATATTAGCTCTCTTTTTAAAACTCAAGAAAAATGGTGTTCCTCCCTATATGCAGCCAGATTTACCAGCAAATGAATTGCTCACTGGAATTTGCTTTGCATCAGCTGGTTCAGGATATGATGAGTTAACTACTACTATTTCTGGTGCAATTCCAATGAGAAAACAGTTAGATTATTTCAAAGAGTATTTGAAGAAAATTAAAGAAGTTGTAGGAGAGAGGGAAGCTGAAAGAATAGTGAGTGGTGCTTTGGTTATTGTTAGTGCTGGGACTAATGACTTTATTTTTAACTTTTATGATATACCCAAAAGAAGGCTTCAGTTCAGCTTGAGTAAGTACCAAGATTTTCTCCTAGACAAGCTGCAAAATTTTGTGAAG gAACTATACGATCTTGGATGCCGCAGTATTATAGTAAATGGACTGCCACCAATTGGTTGTCTTCCAATTCAAATGACAGCAAAGTCTCCACTTATTAGAACTTGCATAAAAAGGGAGAATTTTGATGCTCAACTTTATAATCAAAAGCTTGAGCATTTGTTACTTCAATTGCAAGCACATCTTCCTGGAAGCAAAATCTTATACGTAGACAGCTATGCTCGTGTATCAGACCTTATCAACAATCCACAAGaatatg GATTTGAGGAAACAAAAAGAGGGTGTTGTGGAAGTGGACTACTTGAAGCAGGACCCTTGTGTACAAGACTCTCTCCACTGTGTTCAGATCCTTCTCAATACATATTCTTTGATAGCATTCATCCAACTGAATCTACATACTATAAGATTACTGACTACTTAGTCAAGGACCTTCTCTTAAAATTCTCAAGAATTGGCAGCCCTTGA
- the LOC108945125 gene encoding GDSL esterase/lipase At2g24560-like, whose product MALKAFLFFFFALFFCNIIITNQTVMPNFTSILIFGDSTMDTGNNNYILTLVKANHLPYGKDYPNNVPTGRFSNGKLVPDMLAFLLNLKQNGVPPYLQPNLSTNELCTGINFASAGSGYDDLTSTITSTIPISKQLEYFEEYLEKIKGVVGKTEAEKIVKGGLVIISCGTNDFVFNFYDIPTRRLQFSTISKYQDFLLEKLQSFVKELYDLGCRMIVLNGLPPIGCLPIQMTAKSPLLRTCIENENFDAQLYNQKLKKLLPQLQAQLPGSTILYANTYNPLLDLINNPQQYGFEKTKRGCCGSGLLEAGPLCTSLSPVCSNTSQYVFFDSVHPTEATYYKLTEYLVKDFLSQLSSIRSP is encoded by the exons ATGGCACTTAAAgccttcttattcttcttctttgccCTTTTCTTTTGTAATATTATCATTACTAACCAAACAGTCATGCCAAACTTTACTTCCATTTTAATTTTTGGTGATTCCACAATGGATACAGGAAATAATAACTACATACTCACTTTAGTCAAAGCAAATCACTTACCCTATGGCAAAGATTATCCTAACAATGTCCCAACAGGAAGATTTTCAAATGGAAAACTTGTGCCAGACATGTTAGCTTTCTTACTAAATCTCAAACAAAATGGTGTTCCTCCATATTTACAGCCAAATTTATCAACAAATGAATTGTGTACTGGAATTAACTTTGCATCAGCTGGTTCTGGATATGATGATTTAACCAGTACTATTACTAGCACAATTCCAATAAGTAAACAGTTAGAATATTTTGAGGAATATTTGGAGAAAATTAAAGGGGTTGTAGGAAAGACAGAAGCTGAAAAAATAGTGAAAGGTGGTTTGGTTATTATTAGTTGTGGAACTAATGACTTTGTTTTTAACTTCTATGATATACCCACAAGAAGACTTCAGTTCAGTACtattagtaagtatcaagattttTTGCTAGAAAAGCTGCAAAGTTTTGTCAAG GAACTTTATGATCTTGGATGCCGTATGATTGTACTGAATGGATTGCCTCCAATTGGTTGTCTTCCAATTCAAATGACTGCAAAATCTCCACTTCTTAGAACTTGTATAGAGAATGAGAATTTTGATGCTCAACTTTATAATCAAAAGCTTAAGAAATTATTACCTCAATTGCAAGCACAACTCCCTGGAAGCACAATATTATATGCAAACACATACAATCCCCTATTAGACCTTATTAACAATCCACAACAATATG GATTTGAGAAAACTAAAAGAGGATGTTGTGGAAGTGGATTACTTGAAGCTGGACCTTTGTGTACAAGTCTTTCTCCAGTGTGTTCAAATACTTCACAATACGTATTTTTTGATAGTGTTCATCCAACTGAAGCAACATACTATAAGCTTACTGAGTACTTAGTCAAGGACTTTCTCTCACAACTCTCGAGCATTCGTAGTCCTTGA
- the LOC104096107 gene encoding glycine-rich cell wall structural protein 2-like, which produces MARVQALGFLALLVLSTLIMASEGRVARKDLGLDLGGGIGVGVGAGVGLGLGGGSGSGAGAGAGSGSGSRSSSSSSSGSTSSGNGGAGSEAGSYAGSRAGSGSGNQGRSSGAGSEAGSYAGSRAGSGSGN; this is translated from the coding sequence ATGGCTAGGGTGCAGGCATTGGGCTTTCTTGCTTTGCTTGTTTTGTCAACTCTTATTATGGCTTCTGAGGGTCGGGTGGCACGAAAGGATTTGGGCCTAGACTTGGGTGGTGGTATAGGAGTGGGCGTTGGTGCTGGTGTAGGCTTGGGCTTAGGAGGTGGAAGTGGTTCAGGAGCCGGTGCAGGAGCGGGATCGGGCTCTGGCTCAAGATCAAGTTCTAGCTCAAGCTCAGGTTCAACTTCATCGGGCAATGGTGGTGCAGGTTCAGAGGCAGGCTCATACGCTGGATCAAGAGCTGGTTCTGGTTCAGGCAATCAAGGCAGATCAAGTGGTGCAGGTTCAGAGGCAGGCTCATATGCTGGATCAAGAGCTGGTTCTGGTTCCGGTAATTGA
- the LOC104096106 gene encoding UDP-glucuronate 4-epimerase 1-like produces the protein MRPLEEQLYPSTPGKFKDKTYYSVNRQFHRCFASTSTMFLWALFLIALTASYLSFQSFMDSGTRYLSSTWGSLHWEKQVRDSAQIHRVNGMSVLVTGAAGFVGTHVSLALKKRGDGVVGLDNFNNYYDPTLKKARKNLLNSQNIFIVEGDINDARMLAKLFDIVAFTHVMHLAAQAGVRYAMENPQSYVHSNIAGLVTLLEACKNANPQPAIVWASSSSVYGLNEKVPFSESDRTDQPASLYAATKKAGEEITHTYNHIYGLSITGLRFFTVYGPWGRPDMAYFSFTRNILQGKPITIYRGKNRVDLARDFTYIDDIVKGCVGSLDTAGKSTGSGGKKRGPATYRIFNLGNTSPVTVPMMVGMLEKHLKVKAKKHTVDMLGNGDVPFTHANISSARKELGYKPTTDLQTGLRKFVRWYLSYYGYSQEKSVK, from the coding sequence ATGCGGCCATTAGAAGAGCAATTGTATCCATCAACACCAGGAAAGTTCAAGGACAAAACTTATTACTCTGTAAATCGGCAATTCCACAGATGTTTCGCTTCAACGAGTACAATGTTCCTATGGGCGTTATTCTTAATAGCTTTAACGGCGTCGTATTTGAGTTTTCAGTCATTTATGGATTCCGGTACCAGGTATCTTTCCTCCACTTGGGGTAGTCTTCATTGGGAGAAACAAGTTCGTGACTCCGCCCAAATCCACCGCGTCAACGGCATGTCCGTACTTGTAACCGGTGCAGCTGGTTTCGTCGGGACCCACGTTTCCCTCGCCTTGAAAAAACGAGGCGACGGAGTCGTGGGACTCGACAATTTCAACAATTACTACGACCCCACGTTGAAAAAAGCGAGGAAAAATCTGTTAAATTCTCAAAATATTTTCATCGTTGAAGGTGATATAAACGATGCGCGCATGTTAGCAAAGCTCTTTGATATTGTAGCATTTACGCACGTTATGCATTTAGCTGCGCAGGCGGGTGTGCGATACGCCATGGAAAATCCACAATCTTATGTTCATAGTAATATTGCTGGACTTGTTACACTTCTTGAAGCTTGCAAAAATGCTAACCCGCAACCCGCTATTGTATGGGCCAGCTCCAGTTCGGTTTACGGGTTAAATGAAAAGGTACCGTTTTCTGAATCGGATCGGACTGATCAACCTGCTTCGTTATATGCAGCGACAAAGAAAGCCGGTGAGGAAATTACTCATACGTACAATCATATTTACGGGTTATCAATTACCGGGTTGAGATTTTTTACTGTTTATGGTCCATGGGGCAGACCCGACATGGCTTATTTTTCATTTACCCGGAATATTTTACAAGGAAAACCGATTACAATTTACCGGGGTAAGAATCGGGTTGACTTGGCCCGGGATTTTACTTACATTGATGATATTGTGAAAGGGTGTGTTGGATCATTAGATACGGCGGGGAAGAGTACCGGATCGGGTGGAAAGAAAAGAGGCCCCGCTACTTATCGGATCTTTAATTTGGGGAATACATCGCCGGTGACTGTTCCGATGATGGTTGGGATGTTGGAGAAGCATTTGAAGGTAAAAGCTAAGAAGCATACTGTGGATATGCTAGGAAACGGCGACGTTCCGTTTACCCATGCAAATATTAGCTCGGCCCGAAAAGAACTCGGATATAAACCGACAACTGATTTGCAAACCGGGTTGAGAAAATTTGTTAGGTGGTATCTTTCTTATTACGGCTATAGTCAAGAAAAGTCTGTAAAGTGA
- the LOC104096105 gene encoding putative clathrin assembly protein At5g35200, translating to MARKALGALKDSTMVGIAKVNSEYKKLDVAILKATNHVELLPKEKHVRTLFNAVSSNRPRADVCYCLHTLSKRLTKTRTWQVALKTLIVIHRAMREVDVSFLQELVNYTAHRGHLLNLTHFKDDTSTNAWDYSTWIRSYALYLEEYLECFCIMRYDFQRERKRIKELNTPTLIETIPALQQLLSRLLDCQPVGAAQYNFLIQHALSIVAAESASLYVAIADGMLNLVDKFFEMQRHDAVRALEIYRRAGDQAVKLSEFFEICRNLDFGRGQKYVKIEKPPESFITAMEEYLMDAPKPLMITWRPDDDDRSTKVIAVPESKPAGADQEQETEIQTKEESNTETPAPPLIPDLLSFDEPSQESAALEDNNALALVISTPEELSNSLSSSEQSSEPTGWELELVTASTSNQGPSTDNKLIQGGVLDRSKLDNLYDTALARQNINDPYNRDVSSNPFEVADNSQDAFYSSSNSGTSDAQKAAMAQYHDYMVLMQQQMANMSQSQEPFMGQQQISGIPGQHEALMQQQMAAIVSLQQQNAVITQQQNAGKNQQQETQMQEKIADVPQQLEGPALVKNDTNPFGNPFTDQDVTTYNPSQDHSHVSQNQNSQASLI from the exons ATGGCGAGAAAAGCTCTTGGTGCTTTAAAAGACTCCACAATGGTTGGGATTGCCAAGGTTAACAGCGAGTACAAG AAACTAGATGTTGCTATACTCAAAGCCACAAACCATGTCGAACTACTGCCAAAGGAAAAGCACGTACGAA CTCTTTTTAATGCAGTTTCAAGCAACAGACCTCGAGCAGATGTTTGCTATTGCTTACATACTCTTTCCAAGAGGCTCACCAAAACGCGTACTTGGCAA GTTGCACTAAAAACGTTAATTGTTATTCATCGTGCTATGAGGGAAGTCGATGTTTCCTTTCTTCAAGAGCTTGTTAATTATACTGCTCATAGAGGCCATTTGTTAAACCTAACACATTTCAAGGATGATACAAGCACCAATG CATGGGACTATTCGACTTGGATTCGTTCTTATGCTTTATATCTGGAAGAATACCTTGAATGCTTCTGCATTATGAGATATGATTTTCAGAGAGAACGGAAG AGAATCAAGGAGCTAAACACCCCAACCTTGATAGAAACAATACCTGCTTTACAACAACTGCTCTCTCGCCTTCTTGATTGTCAG CCAGTGGGAGCAGCTCAATATAATTTCTTGATTCAGCATGCCCTTTCAATT GTTGCAGCAGAAAGTGCGAGTCTATATGTAGCAATTGCTGATGGGATGCTTAACCTGGTGGACAAG TTTTTTGAGATGCAACGTCATGATGCAGTCAGAGCACTTGAAATTTATCGAAGGGCAGGAGACCAG GCAGTTAAGCTATCTGAGTTCTTTGAGATATGCAGGAACCTTGACTTTGGACGAGGGCAGAAATATGTTAAAATTGAAAAG cCGCCTGAATCATTCATAACAGCAATGGAAGAGTACTTGATGGATGCACCAAAACCTCTTATGATTACATGGAGGCCG GATGATGACGACAGAAGTACCAAGGTCATTGCTGTTCCTGAATCCAAACCAGCTGGGGCTGATCAAGAGCAAGAAACTGAAATACAAACGAAAGAAGAGAGTAATACTGAGACTCCAGCCCCACCCCTCATTCCTGACCTTTTA TCTTTTGATGAACCAAGTCAAGAATCGGCTGCTCTGGAAGATAACAACGCCCTAGCTTTAGTTATTAGTACACCTG AGGAGTTGTCAAATTCTTTGAGCAGTTCAGAACAAAGTAGTGAACCAACAGGTTGGGAATTGGAACTCGTTACAGCATCAACTTCTAACCAGGGGCCGTCCACAGATAATAAGCTG ATACAAGGGGGTGTACTAGATagatcaaagttggataatctaTATGATACAGCATTGGCAAGACAGAATATAAATGACCCTTACAATAGGGATGTTTCATCTAATCCGTTTGAGGTAGCCGATAATTCCCAGGATGCATTTTATAGTTCAAGCAACTCTGGAACAAGTGATGCACAAAAGGCTGCTATGGCTCAATACCATGACTATATGGTTTTAATGCAACAACAGATGGCCAATATGTCTCAATCACAAGAACCATTCATGGGACAACAACAAATTTCTGGAATTCCCGGTCAACATGAAGCCTTAATGCAGCAGCAAATGGCTGCTATCGTGTCTCTACAACAGCAAAATGCTGttataactcaacaacaaaatgCTGGAAAGAATCAACAACAAGAAACACAAATGCAAGAAAAGATAGCTGATGTGCCTCAGCAACTAGAAGGACCAGCATTGGTTAAAAATGACACAAATCCATTTGGGAATCCTTTCACTGACCAAGATGTTACAACTTATAATCCCTCTCAGGATCACTCTCATGTGTCTCAAAATCAAAACTCACAGGCTAGCTTAAtataa